In Anaerobacillus alkaliphilus, a single window of DNA contains:
- a CDS encoding uracil-xanthine permease family protein: MAIQQEIGIHEVPRWNKWLILSIQHLFAMFGATILVPYLTGLSPAVALVSSGLGTLAYILITQGNVPAYLGSSFAFIAPIIASTAIGGIEGVMIGSFMAGVVYGVVAIVIKTTGINWIMKLLPPIVVGPVIMVIGLGLANVAINMAMNFDHGAGVFVDPMLHFTVALVTLSITIFSSIFFRGFFSLVPILFGIVGGYVLAYFLGLVDFGPVQEAAWFRVPDFVIPFVTHTPNFSWTILALMVPISIVTISEHIGDQMVLSKVVGQNFIEKPGLHRSILGDGVATIIASLLGGPPNTTYGENIGVLAITRVFSVFVIAGAAVMAVLFGFIGKIEALIATIPTAVMGGVSILLFGIIASSGLRMLIDNKVNLGHKRNLIISSVILVVGIGGAFIELTENVQIAGMALATIIGIILHLVLSGKEHSYGKYPLFAGLEDTDKD, encoded by the coding sequence TTGGCGATTCAACAAGAAATAGGAATACATGAAGTTCCAAGGTGGAATAAATGGCTAATCTTAAGTATTCAACACCTATTTGCAATGTTTGGTGCAACCATTTTGGTTCCCTATTTAACAGGTTTAAGTCCAGCGGTTGCGTTAGTCTCAAGTGGTCTAGGTACACTAGCATATATTTTAATTACACAGGGGAATGTCCCTGCTTACTTAGGGTCATCATTTGCTTTTATTGCTCCAATTATTGCTTCAACTGCTATTGGGGGAATAGAGGGAGTCATGATTGGTTCGTTTATGGCCGGCGTTGTTTATGGTGTTGTCGCAATAGTGATAAAGACAACGGGGATAAACTGGATAATGAAGTTGCTTCCGCCAATTGTTGTAGGCCCTGTTATTATGGTAATTGGATTAGGGTTGGCAAATGTGGCTATTAACATGGCGATGAATTTTGATCATGGGGCAGGAGTATTTGTAGATCCGATGCTTCATTTTACTGTGGCTCTAGTTACACTTTCCATTACAATATTTAGTTCTATCTTTTTTAGAGGTTTCTTTAGTTTAGTCCCGATCTTATTCGGAATTGTTGGAGGGTATGTTTTAGCTTATTTCCTTGGATTGGTTGATTTCGGTCCCGTCCAAGAAGCTGCGTGGTTTCGAGTACCAGACTTTGTCATTCCTTTTGTTACCCATACTCCTAATTTTTCTTGGACTATCCTTGCACTAATGGTACCAATTTCAATTGTTACTATCTCTGAACATATTGGAGATCAAATGGTGCTAAGTAAAGTTGTAGGACAGAACTTTATTGAAAAACCTGGGCTTCATCGGTCAATTCTTGGAGATGGTGTAGCAACGATCATTGCATCTTTATTAGGTGGACCACCAAATACAACCTATGGCGAAAATATTGGGGTCTTGGCAATTACAAGAGTGTTTAGTGTTTTTGTAATAGCTGGAGCAGCGGTTATGGCAGTTTTATTTGGTTTTATTGGTAAGATTGAAGCTTTAATCGCGACAATCCCAACCGCAGTTATGGGAGGAGTTTCGATTTTGCTGTTTGGTATAATCGCATCTTCAGGTTTACGAATGCTTATAGATAACAAAGTCAATTTAGGTCATAAACGTAATTTAATTATTTCTTCCGTGATTTTAGTAGTTGGGATAGGTGGAGCATTTATTGAATTAACAGAAAACGTGCAAATTGCGGGAATGGCGTTAGCTACTATCATTGGGATTATTCTTCATTTAGTTTTGTCGGGAAAAGAGCATAGTTATGGGAAATATCCTTTATTTGCTGGTTTAGAGGATACGGATAAGGATTAA
- a CDS encoding manganese-dependent inorganic pyrophosphatase: MEKVLIFGHKNPDTDTICSAIAYADLKSKLGMNVEPVRLGEVSGETQYALDYFQAHSPRLVQTVANEVNGVILVDHNEFQQSVEDIEAVQVLEVIDHHRIANFQTSDPLYYRCEPVGCTATILNKMYKENGIKIEKQIAGLMLSAIISDSLLFKSPTCTEQDVQAARELAAIAEVDAENYGLEMLKAGADLRDKTIEQLISLDAKEFQLGDYKVEIAQVNAIDTNDVLVRQQEIEEVLTKVIEEKGLDLFLFVVTDILNSNSVGLALGTQANTVEKAYNVTLTNNTALLEGVVSRKKQIVPVLTDVFNKL; this comes from the coding sequence ATGGAAAAAGTACTTATTTTTGGTCATAAAAATCCTGATACCGATACAATTTGTTCAGCAATTGCTTATGCTGATTTAAAATCAAAACTAGGAATGAATGTCGAGCCAGTTCGCTTAGGTGAGGTAAGTGGAGAGACACAATATGCTCTAGATTATTTCCAAGCGCATTCACCTCGTCTAGTGCAAACTGTTGCTAATGAAGTAAACGGGGTTATCTTGGTAGACCATAACGAGTTTCAACAAAGCGTGGAAGACATTGAGGCTGTACAAGTGTTAGAAGTAATTGATCATCACCGTATTGCTAACTTCCAAACGAGTGACCCATTGTATTACCGTTGTGAGCCTGTTGGATGTACTGCAACCATTTTAAACAAAATGTATAAAGAAAATGGTATAAAAATTGAGAAACAAATTGCTGGCTTAATGTTATCAGCCATTATCTCTGATTCTCTTTTATTTAAATCACCAACTTGCACAGAGCAAGACGTTCAAGCTGCTCGTGAACTAGCTGCTATTGCAGAAGTGGACGCAGAAAACTATGGCTTAGAGATGTTGAAAGCCGGGGCTGACTTAAGAGATAAAACTATTGAACAATTGATTTCACTTGATGCAAAAGAGTTTCAGCTGGGGGATTATAAGGTCGAAATCGCCCAAGTAAACGCAATTGACACAAACGATGTATTAGTTCGCCAACAGGAAATTGAAGAAGTCCTAACTAAAGTGATTGAAGAAAAAGGACTTGATTTATTTTTATTCGTAGTTACGGATATCTTAAATAGTAATTCCGTTGGTTTAGCTTTAGGTACTCAAGCTAACACAGTAGAAAAAGCGTACAATGTAACTTTAACAAATAACACAGCATTACTAGAGGGTGTTGTATCGAGAAAGAAACAAATTGTCCCTGTATTAACGGATGTGTTTAATAAATTATAA
- a CDS encoding sulfite oxidase, translating to MELSNKPYLTTRSINPENQETPIKFLKTETIPTTYFFRRNHFQYPTILNDNFFLPITGQVKMPIVFQYSQIVQMETTAIKCFLECAGNKRSKFNPPVFGEQWEEGAISQGEWKGISLSCLLEITGIAADAREVVFVGYDYGKQEDIEHHIPFARSLPLEKAIHPDTIIAYEYNGRPLTYKHGFPFRLIVPGWYGMASVKWLKKIILIDDTFKGPFQTDDYVYYPKLSDPYPVTMVNVNSLIQKPLDYEIIDEGVTLIEGIAWSGESEVTNVDISFNGQQWVDAILIGETLDKTNRWTKWKFHWNAPKGEHTIYCRASDSKGRKQPLEPMWNKKGYGYNAITKIRVKVK from the coding sequence ATGGAGCTATCAAACAAACCATATTTAACTACGAGATCTATAAATCCGGAAAATCAAGAAACCCCTATCAAGTTTTTAAAAACAGAAACGATCCCAACAACGTATTTCTTTCGTAGAAATCATTTTCAGTATCCCACTATTCTAAATGACAATTTCTTCTTACCAATTACAGGTCAAGTTAAAATGCCAATTGTATTCCAGTATAGTCAAATAGTACAGATGGAGACTACAGCGATAAAATGCTTTCTTGAATGTGCAGGAAACAAACGTTCAAAATTTAATCCACCAGTTTTTGGGGAGCAATGGGAAGAGGGTGCCATTAGTCAAGGGGAATGGAAAGGGATTTCTTTATCTTGCCTTTTAGAGATTACAGGTATAGCAGCGGATGCAAGAGAAGTTGTTTTTGTTGGCTATGACTATGGCAAACAAGAGGACATAGAACACCATATACCATTTGCAAGAAGCCTACCTCTTGAGAAAGCAATACATCCAGATACAATTATCGCTTATGAATACAATGGTCGTCCTCTAACCTATAAGCATGGTTTTCCATTTCGTTTAATTGTACCTGGTTGGTACGGAATGGCCTCTGTAAAATGGTTAAAAAAAATCATTTTAATTGACGATACGTTTAAGGGACCTTTTCAAACGGATGATTATGTATACTACCCTAAACTTTCAGACCCATATCCAGTCACTATGGTAAATGTTAATTCTTTAATTCAAAAACCTTTAGATTACGAAATTATTGACGAAGGAGTTACTTTAATAGAAGGTATTGCCTGGAGTGGGGAAAGCGAAGTGACAAACGTAGATATTAGCTTTAATGGTCAACAGTGGGTTGATGCAATTCTAATTGGGGAAACATTAGATAAGACAAATAGATGGACAAAGTGGAAATTTCATTGGAATGCCCCAAAAGGAGAGCATACAATTTATTGCCGAGCTTCCGACTCAAAGGGGAGAAAACAACCACTGGAGCCAATGTGGAATAAAAAAGGCTACGGTTATAATGCTATTACAAAAATCAGAGTTAAGGTTAAGTAA
- a CDS encoding 3'-5' exonuclease, translating into MNAIVFDLELVKRFRKGQLSEIVEIGACKVDLKSKKIIDQFQLYIKPKSGYVSKSTRKFIKVTKEELKDAVTFNQGIKTFSDWLGEDYYLCAWGKDDKAHIINQCVRNKIKLDWFRNYNDLQKQIGDILVEQNNSQLGLKNALTIAGIEPVGKAHRGIDDAINTAELLLHFVEKITLKENHVTKKEIGQHILKNKQTMQLNKVVKAGLSKT; encoded by the coding sequence TTGAACGCCATTGTTTTTGATTTAGAATTGGTTAAGCGGTTTAGAAAAGGCCAATTGAGTGAAATAGTAGAGATCGGAGCATGTAAAGTCGATCTGAAGTCAAAAAAAATAATTGATCAATTTCAACTATATATTAAGCCAAAAAGCGGTTATGTATCCAAAAGTACTAGAAAATTTATTAAGGTCACAAAAGAAGAGCTAAAGGATGCCGTCACTTTTAATCAGGGTATTAAAACATTCTCAGACTGGCTTGGAGAAGATTATTATTTATGTGCTTGGGGAAAAGATGACAAAGCACATATTATTAATCAATGTGTTCGAAATAAAATCAAATTAGATTGGTTCCGAAATTATAATGATCTTCAAAAACAAATAGGGGATATTTTAGTTGAGCAAAATAATAGTCAGTTAGGGTTAAAAAACGCTTTAACTATTGCTGGGATTGAACCAGTTGGTAAGGCACATCGAGGGATAGATGATGCTATCAATACAGCTGAACTTTTATTACATTTTGTTGAAAAGATTACTTTAAAGGAAAATCACGTAACCAAAAAAGAAATTGGCCAACATATTTTAAAGAATAAACAAACAATGCAATTAAATAAAGTCGTTAAGGCAGGTTTGTCTAAAACATAG